The region GGTTAGTTGATCAAGTGTGGATTGGTTCATAAAACCACCTCCTTTTTTTTTCTCATCCTAACCAAGAGATTGAAGACCTGTTGCCAAAGCTGTAAAGAGGGCTTTTAGAACGGCACCTAGAAGTGCACCTAGTATCAAACTTTGGATTCCTTTATCCTTCTTATCATCCAATTCACGTTTGATTCCTACCGCTAAGTCCCAGGCACCCCAAGCGGCCCAACCAATACCGATAATCCCACCGATATTCCCAATTTTGTTAATAAAATCTACAACTGCATCCATTATTTTTTTCTCACTTTCTTTTTATAAAAAGGTGCTAAGAAAATTCCTTAGCACCTACATTGTTTATTCAATATTATTTTTCATCCTCTGGACGAAAGGTTAGAGAGAGGGCTGTAATTACAGCTAAGACAACGATAATGGTCGTTTCCCACCAGTGATAAATTGGGACACCTTCAGGCATTATCCAATCTTTGAACCAATGTTCAACACTTGTTGGAGCACTACCTTCTTTTGTCAAAAATGCCCAGTAGCATATAACCAGAAAAGCCACAACAACCTTAAATACAACCCAACCAATTGCTGTTGCAATCAAACTCTTAATCAGATTAAAGATAAAGAGGAGAAACATGAGTGGAGTCGCAACCATCAAAACGGCAGCTCTCGCAATTACACTCGGTAGATTCTTTATTCCTGACCAGATGGCTTTTCCTAGCCAACTGAGGCCTTTTTTCCACTTCTTCTCTTCTTCAGGCTTAGTGACTTCTGATTTTTTTTGAGTTGGAGTGTAGTATCTATATCCACTTCTAGTCACATGTGCATCCATTTTCGTGTCCTTTCTCATCTCTCTTCCCCCTCTTTTTTATGGCTTCATTATACCATAGATGAGGGGGAATTTCTAGATGTTCTATTTTTTATGCTTACGAAGCCCAGCTCCTGCAAGACTCAACAATCCCAAAATCATTCCCCAAGTTGGAAGCATGCTTGCTGCTGTTCCAGTGTTTGGAAGTGATGGCTGCGGTTGTGGCTTGCCTGGTTCTTTAGGCTCCGGTTTTGGAGGTTCTGGCGTTGTTGTTGTAACTTTAGCCGTCATCTCTTGTAAATTGACTGTATTGATAAAGGTATTTTCAACCTTACCAGCCTTGATGCGTTCTACCTCTAGGTAGAAATCCGCATCGAAAGTTCCTTGCACTCCTAGAGAGTTTAGGAAATCTTGATTGATAACGTAAGACCATTTGCCTAACTTTTCGTCCCATTTAACGGTCACAACTTTCTTAAGGAAGTTAGGATCCGTATCTTGGTTCACTTCAAATAAGAAGGCATAAGCTGTACCTTTGGCGATCTTCTCGCCAGCTTTGACTACTTTTCCATCCTTCATGATGACATCATAAGGAAGAACCAAGTCTTTTTCAGCAAGGTATTCTGTCCCACGAATAATACCAGACCAATTACCTGTGAATCGATCATGAACCACATCCAACTGGTCACTGCCATCATATTGGAAGAGGCTGTCGTGTTTAGTAGGCACGGTTACGCCATCAAGTAGATAGCGGATGTATTGGCCAATCTGTACTTCTTGGCCGTCCAAGACTTTTTTATTATCCTTTTGATCCAAGGCGTGTTTTTCAGGCTTCACATCAGGAACTGAGACAGTCACAAGGTTTGATTGATAGCCATTGCCAAAGTCGATCTGTTTAAAGTCATTCTCGACTTTCTCCCCTGCTTTAACCAGGAGCTTAGCTGGAAGATCAATCGTCACGTTTTTATTTTGCTTCACGTAATTGTGATAAAAACTCTTAGAATCCTTCGCTACCCAAAGATAAAACTCACCTTTAGGATTCAAGTTCAATTCTTTCAGAATCTTATTGATTGCATCTGTACGCCCTTTGTCTGAAAGGACGTGATACATGTCAAACAAGTCTTTTACATCTTTACCTGCAGCAGTCATCTTGATCTTGCTGTGGTCAACTGTGAAGGCTTTGTCTTGAACATCATCAAAGATTCCAAACTTCTTACCAATCGCTTGTGTTGAAGCAAGTGTTTTGGTGTAAGGGCTGTAATCTGTCATCAAGCGGAAGGTCACGTTGCGGTCAAAAGTTGTCGCACCATTGATGTCCTTACCAGAGCGATCCAAGACAGCTTTGACTGGTTTTGGTGGCTTCGGTGTGTAGTTCGTAACAGGGTTTGAGAAAACTTCATAGTCGTTTACTAAAACCTTGTAGGTATTATCGTAAAATCCTTTATCATAGATTGGCTTCCAGGTAATCACTGGAGCTTCTAGGCGTTTTCCTTGATAGGTAGCAGTAAAGGTATATGTGTTCTTTCCTGCATTATATGAAACAGTCCATCCTGCTTTCTCTGCCGCTGCTTTTGTGACAGCTACATCAGGAACTGCTCCAGCTTCGAGTGGATCAATGATGGTAATCTTGTCCCCTTTTTTCAGGTTCGCATAGATATTGTCATGGGTCAATGTATAAAGCTGAGTAGCGTTTTTAGCTACCGTTTTACCATCTGTGTTGGTCTTATCTGTATCTGCTACAGATTTTCTGACAACTGGCTTATACTGCAACTTGTAGCCGTGATAGCTTGCTGATAACTTCTGATTTTTCGTCTCAGAAAGTGTTTTAAGAGCCAAGGTTGGCTTAACTGGATTTTTCGCTTTAACCAATTCAGCTGATACAGGTTCAGTCTTAACTGGCTTCACGGTTGTTTTTGTGATAGTTGCAGTAGCTGGAACTTCAACGACTGGCGTTACAACCTTTGTATTCAAAGCGAACCAATAGGTTTGGCCACTTGGATTATCTGGTCCATCCCATTGGATAAATTCGGTTGTGAAGGCTGTTCCTTCCTTGAAGACTCCAAGTGCAGCTCCCTTGTATTGGTAAGGTGAGTCAGATGTATCCCAAAGATGACCCACATCTTCTTGGCGGTTGTACTCTTCAGCGTAAACATAACCATAATCCTTGTTATAGGTTACAGTTGAGCCGTTAATTTCAACATGAGTTCCGTTAATGGCTTTCGCACCTTCCCAACCAATAAGGTTGTGATTGAGTGAAGAATAGGTTAGGGTAGCAGGAGTTTTTTCACTTGCTGTGAACGCTACTTCTTTCCCATCCACGTTGTAGTAGTAGGTATCCGTAACCAAGAAATTCATGTAGTCTGCAGCTCCACCAGCTCCATCATTACGAGCGACTACAAAGCCCTCAGTCGGATCATTCAATACATATACATCGTTTAACCCTGTCTTCCCTTGATTAAGAATCTCGAATTTTCGATGGATACGAGAAATATCATGCTTTTTACCATCTGCAGTTGAAACAGTCAAACCTTTCAGATTTGTGTAGTCAACTTCTGTTTTCCATCCAGTGCCAACATCCTTGTATTTCAAGACTTTAGTCGAGTCAAGAACACGAGTATAGCCTGAGGTTCCATTTGATGAGGCAATGTAATCTTTAGTAGTTACCTGCGCTCCTGGAGCAGAGGACTCCACTGTTGCTTCAGGATTTGCGGTCGCAACGCTAAGGGCTTGCAAGACTACTTCTTTTGTGTAGCCTTCCGTGCTTGTCTTAGCTCGAAGCTCATCGTACTTCTTCTGCCATTCCGCTTGGGTCTGCTTAGCTTTGTCATAAGTTGCTTGGTTTTGTTTCCCAATTTGCTTCGCTTCATCAGCTGAAGAAACTTCCTGTGTTTTAGTGGTTAAAAGTACACCAGAGTTTTTCAAATCTGTGGATTTACGATCAGCATCTTGATTGACTTCTTGACTAGCAGTTTGGCTTTCTGAGTAGGCATCAAGAAGAGCCTTGTTGAGCACAACTTTTCTTTTTGCGGTTGCAATAGCCTGGTCATTTGCTTTCTTCAATGCTTCTACTTCTGCGACTGAAGAAACTGTACGTGTCACTGCATCAACCGTTACGCCCTGTTTCTTCAAGTCTGTAGTAGCGGCTTCTACAGCCTGATTCAAAATCGTAGCTTGTTTGACAGTAGCTTCGTACTTCCCTTTTTCTTCCAGGTAGGTTGAGACAGCTTGCTGATTCTCTGACAAGGTATTTTTAGCTGTTTGAGTAGCTTTCTTGTTTTGAGTTGCTGTCCCATCTGTGGCAGTCGAACCGTCATTCGTCACTGTGACAGTTGTTTCCCCTTCATGTTTGGCTTTTTCAGCAGCTACAAATTGATTGTTAGCGTGAATAGCTTCCTGAGCCCCCTTGAAGGCTTCATTGTTTTGAACTTGTTTTGTAGTTGTGGCTTCAAGTTCCTGAACTTGTTTATCCTGATCATGTTTGATTTCAGACTTAGATTGTTCAAGACTAGATGAAGTAGTGTCTGTACCTTTGTCAACATTTCGTGTTTCAGATACAACTACTCCAGCTTTTTTAGCCTTGTCAGCAGCCTTTGTGACTACTCCATTATCAATCGCTACAGGCTGGCTTCCTGTTGCTTTACCAGCCTGTGTAGCATACATGTTATTGTCATTTTTGCTTTCAGGTTGTACTGCTTCATCCGCAAATGCTGAACCTGCAGAGAAGGCTACAAAACATGCGATTGCAATACCTGATGCTAAACCTTTAGCCCATTTTTTCTTACGGAAATATCCGTGTCCTTTTGTTTTTTCTGTCATATTTCTTTCTCCTTCACTTAATTAAAATAATTTCTTCTTGTAGAAGTAGCCAACTGCAGTAAACAACATGCCACCGATTACAGCTAGGAAACTTTGTTTTGTTCCTGTGTTTGGCAAAGTTACCATTTTACCATCTGCAGTTGAAACACTGATGGTCTTGTCTTCATTTGTAACAGCTCCAAGTGCTTCAGGAGCAACTACAGAACCATCTTCAAGGACAAGATTTCCATCTTTAGTGCTGACAATGGAATTACCTGTGCTGGTTTGAACAGGTGCTTTCGTAATATCATGCACCGCCTGACCTGTTGATGTAGAGGTTGTTCCAATTTGCGACTTCCCTTGCTGGTTCGCTTGATCAGTCGTTTTTGGCTGTTCATCTGGAACACCATCTAGGCTACCTGCGTTATCCTTGTCTTGCGCCTTATCTGAAGGTGCTGGTTTATCAGCTGGCACTCCATCAAGACTTCCTGCGTTGTCTTTGTCTTGTGGTTTATCTGATGGTGTTGGAACACCATCGAGACTACCTGCATTATCCTTGTCTTGCACCTTATCTGAAGGTGCTGGTTTATCAGCTGGCACTCCGTCAAGGCTTCCTGCGTTATCCTTGTCTGAGGGAGCTGTTGGATCAACTGGAGTAACTGAAGGCTCTGTTGACTGATTTGATGGAGCCTCTGTTCCTGTTGAAGCGCTAGGTGCTGTTGGCGTAACTACTTCCGTTGTTGGAGCAGAAGAATCAATTGGTGCAAGTTCGTCTGCCGATGCAAAGCCGCCAGCTTGTGTAAGGGCGAGTGTTGAAAGGGCGAGTGTTGCTAATACTTGTTTCTTGTTCATTGTAATTTTTCCTTTTCTAATTTTTAGTGTTCTTAGGCTGGTAGCCTTTTCCTGTCAAGCGAAGTTCCACTCCCGATGGACTTCTGACTTTCCTAGCCACTATGTGGCTGCCTTTTTTGATAGTGCGAATTTGATCATAGACCTTTTTATAAGGCAAATGAAATTCAACATCCCTTAGAACACCGTCTACGTATCCTCTAGCCTGTTTGACTGCATAGTCTGGCTTCAGGATAAGGTCTGTTCCGTCCTCTAAGCGAGCTGTCGCACCTCCTTGTTTTCCTAAGTTTTTTAAGTCCCTTAAGCGGACCGTTGTTTCATCTATCATAGATTTCTCCTTGATGTTGAAAGGCGAAATAACGCCGTGCTGTGTAAAAACGTATTTTTACATCGGTATTTCATGCGCTGGGTTTATAGTCTAGAAACCCTTACTCCTTCAGCTTATGATCATTATCATGCTTTTTCGTTCAGTGGCTGGACTAGATATCATTTTCTAGTTTGCTGCTCGCCCCCGTTTCTTTTTTATCCATAGCCACGCTGTATCAGGGCAAGCCTTGTATTCAGTTTTCAAAGTTCTGTAGTTTAATGACTTCTCGGTCAATATAGATTTATCTGTACTAGGTTTGGTCCGATTCTGATCCTAACAGGTAGTCAATAGTTACCCCAAAGTATTCTGCTACTTTCTTAGCATTTTCAAGACTTATCTGACTATATCCTGTTTCCCAGTTCGATATGGTGTTACGAAACACACCTATCTGATCAGCCAAGGCTTGCTGGGACAGCCTGGATTTTTTTCGTAATTCTCTGATACGATTTTGTGTTTGTTTCCTCACATCTACTTGTCTCCTTCATTATTTGGACTTGATAGTATTTCATCATCCATCAGAGGAGCATTCTTCAGCTCCAGCATGACAAGTCCTATTCCATAAGCTAAGACCAATAATAAAGCAATTGCAACTAGTTTAAACATTACTATCCTCCTGATATCGTTCCTTATTTTGTCCGATAAGTTATCTTCTTCACCCATCTAGGATTGATAGAAAACGGCGGAGTCGCTGATGTAAAATTCATACTTGCTCCTGTTCCAAATGAACTTGATACCAATTTTTCTAGTTCCTCTAAGTTGGAAGTGACGGAAATACTGTCTACCGTTTTATCAAAATACTCTACAATCATTTCAATCTCTTGAACTGGTTGGGAAGGTGTAGCTTTCATAGCTTGCCCTCTGTTAATTCTCTCTTGGTTATTAAACAATCCCATAAAATCAATCCTCTTTCTGTTGCCATGATAAGAAAATTTGGTTGAGTTTCTCAGCTCTTTCTTTTTTCGGTAAATCAAAAACAGCTTTAGGAACCATGTAGATTTTCTGCAGCGGGCTACGACCTATCGTTAGCACTTTACCATCAATTGGTCTAAATTCATCTTTTAACATGTTTCAACTCCCTTAGACAGTTCTGATAAATAGCTATTGAGTTTCGTCTCCGACAATTTATCTGGATAATAGTATGCAATCAGACCAGGGCACTCATCAGGGAATTTTCTAGCTTGCTCACTTTGTCCTGATAGCTCCATAAATCCCTGTTCTTTTTCGATAAGTAGAGCCATTTTCCAGAAGCGAATCATCATTTTGTAGAAGTAGGCTGGGACATTCTGGATTGATTTTCCTTCAGCCTCTCCTGTTTTAATTTTGAAAATCAATTTATCAAGCTCACGTTCAAGATCTTGCAGCCAAACCTCTCCATAAATTTCCTGATCAGCTAAGAGGTTGTTGTAATTCTTCTCAACTTGACGTTTCGATTGATAGATTTTATTTTCAAGAATTTTTGCATCTTTTCCAAATAAACTGAGTTTCTGAACTAGTTGAGGAGAAAGAAAACCATGTTGCCCCATTTTGAATGCTTCAGAAATTGATAAATCAGATAAAGATGACTCCCCCTCGTATCGATTAGTATCGTAATCTCTTTTATCATTCTTAATTAGATTATTATTACTTGGTTCGGCAGTTCCGAGTTCTTGATTTCGGCTTTGGCGAGTTCTTGATTTCGGTATTTCCGAGTTCTTGATTTCGGTATTTCCGAGTTCATAGATTTCCCAAGGACTTGGAGCTATTTCAAAAGACATCTTCAATAATTCTGGATCTGAAACTACATTTTTCGGATACAATCTATTAGGCTGTTTCATGCCTTGACGTTCCTCATCAAGCAAGTGATATTTAATCAATTCTTTCTTCAACTTGATAATTTTATCCTTCCCATAACCAGTATCTTGACATAGTTCATTATTCGGATAGATGACATATACATCACCATTTTTATCCACAAAATTTCCAGTATCTTTAGCGGTTTGAAGTGATAATTTCAAGCGATCATTGATTAACATGTAGACAAATTTTGCTTCAGCACATAATTTTTGATAATAAGTTGTTCCAACTAAGACTTTAGGAAGCTGATAATGAATCTCTGTAGCTTGAATTTGAATTAAACTTTTTCTTCCATATGCCATAAATCAATACCTCACCTGGAATGAGTTCAGATTACACGCAAGCTGATTTTGTGGCGTAAAAGTAATCATCTTTTGTCTTTCTAACAGTGAAATAACTACATCTGCTTCATGGCTTGTCAACTGTCTCAAAGACATTATTTCTTGAATTAACTCCTGTCTTGTCATTTAGTTTATCCTTTCTTTAATTTTTGCAACGAAAAAAGAGAGCGATTTTCTCACTCTCTCAAGTTATATGATATTTAATTTTTCACTTTCCCAAAACTCTAGACACTTACGAAAGATTTTTTTATTTAACGTAAACAACTCCCAATTTCCCAAAGGCCACATCTCCACGGATAATCAAGGTTTTGCTGGTTGGGGCTAGAGGAGTATCTGCCTTGGCTGCACCAAAGGATGTTTCTACTTTCAAATCGACACGCCAGTGTTGTGGAACATAGACGGTTGCATTTCCGAAAGCAACTTCGATATTTAAAGTTGCAAAATCACCTAACATCTCTGCATTGTCATAGTAGATTTTTGCATTTCCAAAAGCAACTTCTACTTGGTCGTCTACAAGATCTTGATCTTGTTTATAGAAAGTCCCACTTCCAAAAGCGACTTCCTTGTCTGTCAGAATGGTCTTTTCACCGTCATACCACCATTTCTTACCATTCCATGTTCTGTTAGAGTGAGTCAAATAACTAACTCCAAGAACAATTAGAATACTGGCCCAGAACAGTGATTGATTGGGAATCGGTAAAATATCATAAAAGTGGTTAGCAATCATTACTGCTACTAGAGCTGTAAAAACTGCTGAAGTCAGATGACGACGAAGCAAAGCCTCAACTGATTGGTAGGTAAAAAATCCAATACCAATCAAAGGCCAAATGTGCCCTCCTAGAGAAGGGATTCCAAAATTTCCTTGCAATAATA is a window of Streptococcus mitis DNA encoding:
- a CDS encoding helix-turn-helix transcriptional regulator, with the translated sequence MRKQTQNRIRELRKKSRLSQQALADQIGVFRNTISNWETGYSQISLENAKKVAEYFGVTIDYLLGSESDQT
- a CDS encoding LiaF transmembrane domain-containing protein produces the protein MKKKAFGIVLLVLAALVLLQGNFGIPSLGGHIWPLIGIGFFTYQSVEALLRRHLTSAVFTALVAVMIANHFYDILPIPNQSLFWASILIVLGVSYLTHSNRTWNGKKWWYDGEKTILTDKEVAFGSGTFYKQDQDLVDDQVEVAFGNAKIYYDNAEMLGDFATLNIEVAFGNATVYVPQHWRVDLKVETSFGAAKADTPLAPTSKTLIIRGDVAFGKLGVVYVK
- a CDS encoding SspB-related isopeptide-forming adhesin, whose translation is MTEKTKGHGYFRKKKWAKGLASGIAIACFVAFSAGSAFADEAVQPESKNDNNMYATQAGKATGSQPVAIDNGVVTKAADKAKKAGVVVSETRNVDKGTDTTSSSLEQSKSEIKHDQDKQVQELEATTTKQVQNNEAFKGAQEAIHANNQFVAAEKAKHEGETTVTVTNDGSTATDGTATQNKKATQTAKNTLSENQQAVSTYLEEKGKYEATVKQATILNQAVEAATTDLKKQGVTVDAVTRTVSSVAEVEALKKANDQAIATAKRKVVLNKALLDAYSESQTASQEVNQDADRKSTDLKNSGVLLTTKTQEVSSADEAKQIGKQNQATYDKAKQTQAEWQKKYDELRAKTSTEGYTKEVVLQALSVATANPEATVESSAPGAQVTTKDYIASSNGTSGYTRVLDSTKVLKYKDVGTGWKTEVDYTNLKGLTVSTADGKKHDISRIHRKFEILNQGKTGLNDVYVLNDPTEGFVVARNDGAGGAADYMNFLVTDTYYYNVDGKEVAFTASEKTPATLTYSSLNHNLIGWEGAKAINGTHVEINGSTVTYNKDYGYVYAEEYNRQEDVGHLWDTSDSPYQYKGAALGVFKEGTAFTTEFIQWDGPDNPSGQTYWFALNTKVVTPVVEVPATATITKTTVKPVKTEPVSAELVKAKNPVKPTLALKTLSETKNQKLSASYHGYKLQYKPVVRKSVADTDKTNTDGKTVAKNATQLYTLTHDNIYANLKKGDKITIIDPLEAGAVPDVAVTKAAAEKAGWTVSYNAGKNTYTFTATYQGKRLEAPVITWKPIYDKGFYDNTYKVLVNDYEVFSNPVTNYTPKPPKPVKAVLDRSGKDINGATTFDRNVTFRLMTDYSPYTKTLASTQAIGKKFGIFDDVQDKAFTVDHSKIKMTAAGKDVKDLFDMYHVLSDKGRTDAINKILKELNLNPKGEFYLWVAKDSKSFYHNYVKQNKNVTIDLPAKLLVKAGEKVENDFKQIDFGNGYQSNLVTVSVPDVKPEKHALDQKDNKKVLDGQEVQIGQYIRYLLDGVTVPTKHDSLFQYDGSDQLDVVHDRFTGNWSGIIRGTEYLAEKDLVLPYDVIMKDGKVVKAGEKIAKGTAYAFLFEVNQDTDPNFLKKVVTVKWDEKLGKWSYVINQDFLNSLGVQGTFDADFYLEVERIKAGKVENTFINTVNLQEMTAKVTTTTPEPPKPEPKEPGKPQPQPSLPNTGTAASMLPTWGMILGLLSLAGAGLRKHKK
- a CDS encoding replication initiator protein A, yielding MAYGRKSLIQIQATEIHYQLPKVLVGTTYYQKLCAEAKFVYMLINDRLKLSLQTAKDTGNFVDKNGDVYVIYPNNELCQDTGYGKDKIIKLKKELIKYHLLDEERQGMKQPNRLYPKNVVSDPELLKMSFEIAPSPWEIYELGNTEIKNSEIPKSRTRQSRNQELGTAEPSNNNLIKNDKRDYDTNRYEGESSLSDLSISEAFKMGQHGFLSPQLVQKLSLFGKDAKILENKIYQSKRQVEKNYNNLLADQEIYGEVWLQDLERELDKLIFKIKTGEAEGKSIQNVPAYFYKMMIRFWKMALLIEKEQGFMELSGQSEQARKFPDECPGLIAYYYPDKLSETKLNSYLSELSKGVETC
- a CDS encoding LPXTG cell wall anchor domain-containing protein; translated protein: MNKKQVLATLALSTLALTQAGGFASADELAPIDSSAPTTEVVTPTAPSASTGTEAPSNQSTEPSVTPVDPTAPSDKDNAGSLDGVPADKPAPSDKVQDKDNAGSLDGVPTPSDKPQDKDNAGSLDGVPADKPAPSDKAQDKDNAGSLDGVPDEQPKTTDQANQQGKSQIGTTSTSTGQAVHDITKAPVQTSTGNSIVSTKDGNLVLEDGSVVAPEALGAVTNEDKTISVSTADGKMVTLPNTGTKQSFLAVIGGMLFTAVGYFYKKKLF